A single window of Hyphomicrobiales bacterium DNA harbors:
- a CDS encoding ABC transporter substrate-binding protein — protein sequence MRRKQFMRPAHLAAAAALMLVAPGVAVAQQPTAKEVVFVLGNNLFSTPAFAAVENGYWAKRGLNVRLKLVASGREITQALNAGEAQLGGANMGTTTASARASGNMIKGVIPYYNDAAYIAVAGGRGIVGRKDRGITSDAKSLVGKKIGSLAGSTQEVYLLEYLARNGVDAKQVQIVNVPVPDMPISLTQGVVDATVPWEPYLQQSLRELGDNGLTVSRGAPGLVADVIGVLANEKYIADNKALLETFALGLAEGTQFVRQNPAEAAKIATYHLDGLNEADATEGIRHMAWDPRISICTDEGLLKTGNDMVSQGLIKGAAFKSANEFAERSVLDKIMEGNPDLFADLPPLPANLSECKGALK from the coding sequence ATGAGACGCAAACAATTCATGCGGCCAGCACATCTTGCTGCCGCCGCCGCTCTTATGCTGGTCGCGCCCGGTGTGGCAGTCGCACAGCAGCCCACGGCCAAGGAAGTGGTCTTCGTCCTGGGGAACAACCTGTTCTCGACGCCAGCTTTTGCGGCTGTTGAGAACGGTTACTGGGCAAAACGCGGGTTGAATGTCCGGCTGAAGCTGGTCGCGAGCGGTCGCGAGATCACCCAAGCCCTGAATGCCGGGGAAGCGCAACTGGGCGGCGCCAACATGGGCACGACAACAGCCAGTGCCCGCGCCAGTGGCAACATGATCAAGGGCGTCATTCCCTACTACAATGACGCAGCCTATATTGCTGTCGCCGGCGGGCGCGGCATTGTCGGACGCAAGGACCGCGGCATTACAAGCGATGCCAAATCGCTCGTTGGCAAGAAAATCGGGAGTCTCGCCGGCAGCACGCAAGAGGTATACCTGCTTGAATACCTCGCGCGGAACGGTGTCGACGCCAAGCAAGTACAGATCGTCAACGTTCCCGTTCCCGATATGCCGATCTCCCTGACGCAAGGCGTGGTTGACGCCACGGTTCCCTGGGAGCCATACCTGCAACAGAGCCTGCGCGAGCTTGGCGACAATGGGCTTACGGTCAGCCGGGGCGCACCGGGTCTTGTCGCTGATGTCATCGGCGTTCTTGCGAACGAGAAATACATCGCCGACAACAAGGCACTTCTCGAGACATTTGCACTGGGTCTTGCCGAAGGCACGCAGTTCGTGCGTCAGAATCCGGCCGAGGCCGCGAAGATCGCCACCTACCATCTCGATGGGCTGAACGAGGCGGACGCGACCGAGGGCATCAGGCATATGGCCTGGGATCCGCGGATTTCCATCTGCACCGATGAAGGCCTGCTCAAGACCGGCAACGATATGGTCTCGCAAGGCCTGATCAAGGGCGCTGCCTTCAAGTCCGCCAACGAATTTGCGGAGCGCAGTGTTCTCGACAAGATCATGGAAGGCAATCCGGACTTATTCGCCGATCTCCCTCCCCTGCCCGCCAATCTTTCCGAATGCAAAGGCGCATTGAAGTAG
- a CDS encoding ABC transporter ATP-binding protein, whose amino-acid sequence MAETTADKIIVDGFQHFFETADGPVQATGLIDLKIPTAQFVTLVGPSGCGKTTLLKAIAGFITPTRGQIICDGKVVTAPGRDRGVVFQELAILPWRTVRKNIAHGLEIVGTPKAEKDRIVDRLIALTGLRGFEDRYPHELSGGMRQRVAVARTWAADPDVILMDEPFAAVDAMTRLTLQEELASLTFSTRKTVFFITHSVDEAVFLADRVLVMSRRPGRIKASIEVPRRQNGGRDWESFTSDPEMQAICEQVLRLVRDERIDPASQSSDKPLLKEAS is encoded by the coding sequence ATGGCCGAGACCACGGCAGACAAGATCATCGTTGATGGCTTCCAGCATTTCTTCGAAACAGCCGATGGCCCTGTACAGGCAACCGGCCTAATCGATCTGAAGATACCGACCGCCCAGTTCGTCACACTCGTCGGGCCGAGCGGTTGCGGGAAGACGACCTTGCTCAAGGCCATCGCCGGCTTCATAACGCCAACACGGGGCCAGATCATCTGCGATGGCAAGGTCGTCACCGCACCGGGACGAGACCGTGGTGTCGTGTTCCAGGAACTCGCTATTCTCCCTTGGCGGACCGTGCGGAAGAACATTGCTCATGGCCTGGAGATCGTCGGTACACCAAAAGCCGAGAAGGATCGCATCGTCGATCGCCTCATCGCGCTGACGGGCCTGAGAGGCTTTGAGGACCGCTATCCGCATGAATTGTCGGGCGGCATGCGCCAGCGTGTCGCCGTGGCCCGAACCTGGGCAGCGGACCCGGATGTCATCCTGATGGATGAACCATTCGCCGCTGTCGATGCCATGACGCGGCTGACGCTGCAGGAAGAATTGGCGAGCCTGACGTTCAGTACCCGCAAAACGGTCTTCTTCATCACGCACAGCGTTGACGAGGCGGTGTTCCTCGCCGATCGCGTGCTGGTGATGAGCCGGCGCCCGGGGCGTATCAAGGCCAGTATCGAGGTTCCGCGCCGCCAGAACGGCGGGCGGGACTGGGAGTCATTCACCAGCGACCCCGAGATGCAGGCCATCTGCGAGCAGGTTCTGCGACTTGTGCGCGACGAGCGCATCGATCCTGCATCGCAATCGTCAGACAAACCATTACTCAAGGAGGCGTCATGA
- a CDS encoding Cytosine deaminase, with protein sequence MPSAAQPKQLDVILGNVRVPLSLIADPQSFGGRRERDCLVGHLVIRGGRVMGLADGDADVDLDGRLVTTPFVEPHCHLDKCFTIERLDFSGGSLAEAIAAQARDKRNWTRDDLRARATRALEELWRAGVRLVRTHIDWDIDARDPARIPLAWAAIGELCEEWRDRVTVQRVALVPVGPMADASYAGGLARTIASTGGVLGAFVLDQPNRREGILNMVRVAMKHDLALDFHVDEGLAPHLDGIELIAQELIANAFAGPVLCGHVCNLGSLAGEARQRRIDRIARAGVSVVSLPSSNLYLQDRGNGMPRLRGLTAVKELMDASANVAFGTDNVQDAFCPVGTHNPKAALAAGILGAQLEPPLGAWLPMITTNAASALGHRLPHIDHSTAQSLIVWDTSDVSSLISGGPRNWRSLAAVVPSSG encoded by the coding sequence ATGCCGAGCGCTGCGCAACCGAAACAGCTCGACGTCATACTGGGCAACGTCCGCGTGCCGTTGTCGCTGATAGCCGATCCTCAGTCCTTCGGCGGCAGGCGAGAGCGCGATTGCCTGGTCGGCCATCTGGTCATTCGCGGCGGGAGGGTTATGGGGCTCGCGGACGGCGATGCGGATGTCGATCTCGATGGCAGGCTCGTCACGACGCCATTCGTCGAGCCGCACTGCCATCTCGATAAGTGCTTCACGATCGAAAGGCTCGACTTCTCCGGAGGCTCGCTCGCGGAGGCGATAGCCGCCCAGGCTCGGGATAAACGAAATTGGACGCGCGATGACTTGCGCGCGCGCGCCACGCGCGCGCTTGAGGAACTATGGCGGGCCGGAGTGCGGCTGGTGCGCACCCACATCGATTGGGATATCGACGCGCGCGATCCCGCCCGCATCCCGCTCGCTTGGGCTGCGATCGGCGAACTCTGTGAAGAATGGCGCGATCGGGTAACGGTGCAGCGGGTAGCGCTCGTGCCGGTGGGGCCTATGGCAGACGCCAGTTATGCGGGTGGGCTGGCGCGGACGATCGCATCAACCGGCGGCGTGCTTGGTGCTTTTGTGCTCGATCAGCCGAACCGGCGCGAGGGCATCCTCAACATGGTTCGTGTCGCGATGAAACACGACCTGGCGCTCGATTTTCATGTCGATGAGGGCCTCGCCCCCCATCTCGATGGCATCGAGCTCATCGCGCAGGAGCTTATAGCGAATGCATTTGCGGGGCCCGTTCTCTGCGGGCATGTCTGCAATCTCGGCTCGCTTGCAGGCGAGGCGCGCCAACGCCGCATCGACCGGATCGCACGCGCGGGCGTATCCGTGGTGTCGCTGCCGTCTAGCAATCTCTATCTGCAGGATCGCGGAAACGGAATGCCGCGCCTGCGTGGATTGACCGCCGTGAAAGAACTGATGGATGCCAGCGCCAATGTGGCATTTGGTACTGACAACGTTCAGGATGCCTTTTGCCCGGTCGGGACCCACAATCCCAAGGCGGCGCTGGCGGCGGGCATTCTCGGCGCCCAGCTCGAACCGCCGCTCGGCGCGTGGCTGCCGATGATCACAACGAATGCCGCGTCGGCCCTGGGGCATCGGTTGCCGCATATCGACCATTCCACGGCCCAGTCCCTCATCGTCTGGGATACGTCCGATGTCAGCAGCCTCATCAGCGGCGGCCCCCGCAACTGGCGATCCCTTGCCGCGGTGGTCCCATCAAGCGGGTGA
- a CDS encoding Cupin domain-containing protein, which translates to MVPFEKQVVTVVRQRNIGTDVSYEPPLRIGFGINDKTVDTPNATMGRSILVPGAGPNPTHYHAANDVVWYILYGKIKLWYARSDASDRQEVILEGGDFVYVPAGAIHVIANASETEEASLVFCYIGVPNTDAAETVWLSEDGRARLQPEPVPA; encoded by the coding sequence ATGGTTCCTTTTGAAAAGCAGGTCGTCACGGTTGTTCGCCAGCGCAATATAGGCACCGACGTGAGCTACGAGCCGCCGCTACGTATTGGCTTTGGAATCAACGATAAAACCGTCGACACGCCAAATGCGACCATGGGCCGTAGCATCCTGGTTCCAGGAGCGGGCCCAAATCCAACCCACTATCACGCCGCCAACGACGTCGTCTGGTATATTCTCTATGGCAAGATCAAGCTTTGGTACGCGCGCAGCGATGCAAGTGATCGCCAGGAAGTTATTCTTGAAGGGGGCGATTTCGTCTATGTGCCGGCGGGTGCGATCCATGTGATCGCCAATGCCTCGGAAACTGAGGAAGCGTCACTGGTCTTTTGCTACATCGGCGTGCCGAATACCGATGCCGCCGAAACCGTATGGCTGAGTGAAGATGGCAGGGCACGACTTCAGCCAGAACCCGTACCAGCATGA
- a CDS encoding Carbon-nitrogen hydrolase family protein: MTRNKNFKRRVRARAAKTGESYTAALRHIRKPPEAAAIRSMRMAVAQTSLFDDPRQISALRASGTEMRSLMEEAHRAGARLIHFPEGTTCWPNKRIMSEIGPSGVGPSDWTRFEWGTVREELEGIQALAGRLGLWTVFGSAHQLTSPHRPHNSLYIVSDRGELATRYDERLLSNTKLSFMYTPGKFPVTFEVEGLRFGCALGMEAHYPEIFTEYERLDVDCVLFSTSGERPSAAPAFAAEALGHAASNTYWVSYSAHAPQSSAVPSGIAGPDGQWKAQCSRSGMPALAVADIKIDPANLARPWRRQVGVDLYASHQVSDDPRSDSKNLF, from the coding sequence ATGACGCGAAACAAAAATTTCAAGCGCCGCGTACGTGCTCGCGCAGCCAAGACCGGTGAATCGTACACCGCGGCGCTCCGGCATATTCGCAAACCGCCGGAGGCGGCCGCTATCCGCTCAATGCGAATGGCTGTAGCGCAAACATCGCTGTTTGATGATCCCCGCCAGATTTCGGCGCTTCGCGCCAGCGGGACCGAAATGCGCAGCCTCATGGAGGAGGCGCATCGCGCGGGGGCTCGCCTCATACACTTCCCGGAAGGCACAACCTGCTGGCCGAACAAACGCATCATGTCCGAGATCGGGCCTTCAGGAGTAGGTCCATCCGATTGGACCCGCTTTGAATGGGGAACTGTGCGGGAAGAGCTGGAAGGAATCCAGGCGCTAGCAGGGCGGCTTGGACTTTGGACGGTATTCGGGTCGGCGCATCAATTGACGTCACCGCACCGGCCGCATAACAGCCTCTATATCGTCTCCGATCGTGGTGAGTTGGCGACACGCTATGATGAGCGCCTGCTGTCGAATACGAAGCTCTCGTTTATGTACACTCCGGGAAAATTCCCGGTCACTTTCGAGGTCGAAGGCCTCCGCTTCGGATGTGCGCTCGGCATGGAGGCGCACTACCCCGAAATATTTACCGAATACGAAAGACTTGATGTGGACTGCGTGCTGTTCTCGACCTCAGGGGAGAGACCTTCCGCGGCACCGGCCTTTGCCGCGGAAGCGCTGGGGCATGCCGCGAGCAACACTTATTGGGTCAGCTATTCGGCTCATGCACCGCAAAGCTCGGCAGTGCCTTCAGGAATTGCCGGCCCCGATGGTCAGTGGAAGGCGCAATGTTCCAGGAGCGGTATGCCTGCCCTTGCCGTCGCGGATATCAAAATCGATCCCGCGAACCTTGCAAGGCCATGGCGGCGGCAGGTCGGCGTAGATCTCTACGCATCTCACCAGGTGAGCGATGACCCAAGGAGCGACAGCAAAAATCTGTTCTAA
- a CDS encoding GntR family transcriptional regulator, which translates to MTGVAEAVSDSLLTRSGERSAQVAYTKIKQRILDNDYAPGIAVLEQVLANDLGLSRTPIREALVRLAQEGLVEVVPRHGMRVLPLSPQDMREIYEIMISLEMTATELLARRRPSQQEIEPLVRACDDMEIALARDDLNEWAKADERFHLSLVELCGNKRLATMVMGIWEQSHRARMFTLRLRPKPVDSTREHREVVNAILRGDGDKARQLYKDHREKAASGMVAIIEQYGLTRL; encoded by the coding sequence ATGACAGGCGTGGCCGAGGCAGTATCCGACTCGTTGTTGACACGCTCGGGCGAGCGCTCGGCTCAGGTTGCTTACACAAAGATCAAGCAGCGTATCCTCGATAACGACTATGCGCCCGGCATTGCCGTTCTTGAACAGGTGCTCGCAAATGATCTGGGCCTGTCGAGAACGCCTATACGTGAGGCGCTGGTCCGACTTGCGCAAGAAGGTCTTGTAGAAGTCGTGCCCCGCCACGGTATGCGTGTGCTCCCACTTTCGCCGCAGGATATGCGCGAAATCTATGAGATCATGATCAGCCTCGAGATGACGGCGACCGAACTACTAGCGCGCCGCCGACCGTCTCAACAAGAGATCGAACCTCTCGTCCGCGCCTGCGACGACATGGAAATTGCATTGGCGCGCGACGATCTGAATGAATGGGCGAAAGCCGACGAACGCTTCCATCTTTCGCTCGTGGAACTATGCGGGAATAAACGACTGGCGACCATGGTAATGGGTATCTGGGAGCAGTCCCATCGCGCGCGCATGTTCACATTGCGCCTGCGACCAAAGCCGGTGGATTCAACGAGAGAGCATCGCGAAGTCGTAAATGCGATTTTGCGTGGAGATGGCGACAAGGCAAGGCAACTTTATAAAGATCATCGCGAGAAGGCGGCATCTGGTATGGTTGCCATCATCGAGCAATATGGGTTGACTCGTCTGTAA
- a CDS encoding CoA-transferase, producing MTLPLAGIRVLDVSQVMAGPFCCMLLGDMGADVIKIEPPGTGDQTRKAMGFRLLSDDSPGFFALNRNKRSIEIDLKSDQGREVFYRLVESADILVENNRPGVTKRLKIDYDTLAHINPRLIYASISGFGQTGPWSQRPGFDLIAQAMSGVLSATGLPGAEPVKCGVPIADLGSGMLALYGILSAYIGRQASGLGQHVDASLFETALGLSIWEVTEYWGTGRTPQPLGTANRMSAPYQALRASDGYFVVGAANQKLWTSLCSVIARPELVDDPRFGNNVGRLRHRLELIDEIEPVFMTRPAAEWVDRLLAAGVPAAPVFDFAQALAADHTLERNMVVEIEHPIEGRIKSLGFPVKMSGTPQQLRHPPPILGQHTEEILREIGLSPDHLRDRQKSGASTT from the coding sequence ATGACGCTTCCGCTTGCCGGCATCAGAGTTCTCGATGTCAGCCAGGTGATGGCTGGCCCATTCTGCTGCATGTTGCTCGGCGACATGGGCGCAGACGTCATAAAGATCGAGCCCCCTGGTACGGGCGACCAGACCCGCAAGGCGATGGGCTTCCGTCTCCTGAGCGACGACAGCCCGGGCTTTTTTGCACTCAATCGCAACAAGCGCAGCATCGAGATCGACCTGAAAAGCGATCAGGGCAGAGAAGTATTCTATAGGCTTGTTGAGAGCGCCGATATACTCGTCGAAAACAACAGGCCTGGCGTAACGAAACGTCTGAAAATCGACTACGATACGCTCGCTCACATTAATCCGCGCTTGATTTACGCAAGTATTTCCGGCTTCGGCCAGACGGGGCCGTGGTCACAGCGCCCGGGCTTCGATCTGATCGCGCAAGCCATGTCGGGCGTGCTCAGCGCCACAGGCCTGCCGGGCGCCGAGCCTGTGAAATGTGGCGTGCCCATTGCCGATCTCGGTTCCGGGATGTTGGCACTGTACGGCATTCTAAGCGCCTATATCGGACGGCAGGCATCCGGACTTGGCCAGCATGTTGATGCCTCCCTGTTTGAAACGGCTCTCGGCCTTTCGATCTGGGAGGTCACCGAATATTGGGGAACCGGCCGCACGCCCCAGCCGCTGGGCACAGCCAACAGGATGAGCGCACCCTATCAGGCGCTTCGCGCATCCGACGGATATTTCGTGGTGGGCGCCGCAAACCAGAAGCTCTGGACCAGTCTCTGCAGCGTCATTGCTCGTCCTGAGCTCGTCGATGATCCACGGTTTGGCAATAACGTCGGGCGCTTGAGGCATCGGCTGGAACTCATCGACGAGATCGAGCCGGTCTTCATGACAAGGCCTGCCGCGGAGTGGGTGGACAGACTGCTGGCCGCCGGAGTTCCCGCGGCTCCCGTCTTCGATTTCGCGCAGGCTCTTGCGGCGGATCATACGCTTGAGCGCAACATGGTCGTCGAGATCGAGCATCCTATTGAAGGACGGATAAAATCGCTCGGATTTCCCGTGAAGATGAGCGGAACGCCACAGCAGCTGCGTCATCCCCCGCCGATCCTCGGGCAGCATACTGAAGAAATACTGCGCGAAATCGGCCTGTCCCCGGATCATCTACGGGACCGCCAGAAGAGCGGAGCGTCCACAACATGA
- a CDS encoding Outer membrane autotransporter barrel domain protein: MKVRSVSHGVSRAHAYRLVALGLGVSGFAQAAQAASPLPSIPTTYQTLNFGTYDTFLTGIRGDNIVGNYTIPGAGETGGLYYNMTTQIWSPMPVATANGANFPDAIGSSPYGPHFGNPDGILRVVGSYQTAGSAPYDLSYLYDGARPPGQQITNLVYPGSNTLYTIAHSTFGHRVVGNYDTRLATGNAFIYDINTGTYTTNNIPGAISTTAYGIYGDKIAGGYGKVMVDGVLHAEHGYIYDLTTGTYATYDHPGAIATHFEGITGAGRSGEYNLVVNWVTADGVVHPAVMHVDALGIATWHEIDIPGAVVSSNSAYGDNVIGVYVNGNGINGYLATIPGIYNPIRNTGTLTSSGVNEAALSGRKGDDIVNSGTVQVSGNGGIGMRGETYGVLTNTGTITATGVAGAAVELHGVYGTFLNYGTLQTTVVADALRTGPDSYGTMVVNMGVIDGRLAATAGPAKLFENSGWLGVSGTGPSITHLISGTFVQTAAGTYAARVTDSGNDVLEVTGTARLAGTLQASFQTTSFAPSTTLIAATQGISGQFANFVTSGLPALFDATLDYSPTTVTMNVAADLAGMPNMTPNQRAVGGAIDRIINTTTNNMLTSLPDALAPLYNLTSEQLPGALGALSGEALASEQTALIGDAFYSRQALLGRLRQGGYADQAGPTGALGYGGPALAYAKPATPAVPFSSQAPLTPEPSFNGTIWAQAFGGWGKYNGGANTASVDTTIGGIVSGADIRLDNWLVGGAIGYSRSSANINALASSSDVNSLLLALYAGTNSGPWSLRLGGTYAFNQIDAKRTIAYPGYVAQAKADYDGGTAQAFAEVGYGFALQSIALEPFAGLAYVHVNTDRLTETGASAGLMGSAGSMGVGYSSLGLRIATKTELPGGMALEPHASVAWQHAFGDMTPEARMSFLSAPGSNFTVAGVPLAQNTALIEIGADLKISEQARIGLSYVGQFADNVTVNAVQAKLAWRF, from the coding sequence ATGAAAGTTCGGTCGGTTTCGCACGGCGTGTCGCGAGCGCACGCCTATAGGCTTGTTGCGCTCGGTCTCGGTGTCAGCGGCTTTGCGCAGGCGGCGCAGGCCGCGTCTCCTCTGCCTTCGATACCGACCACATACCAGACGCTGAATTTCGGAACGTACGACACGTTTCTCACCGGTATTCGCGGTGACAATATCGTCGGCAATTATACCATTCCCGGCGCGGGAGAAACTGGCGGTCTCTACTATAACATGACGACGCAGATCTGGTCGCCGATGCCGGTAGCCACTGCGAACGGTGCGAACTTCCCCGATGCCATTGGCTCCTCACCCTATGGGCCGCACTTCGGCAACCCGGACGGCATCCTGCGCGTCGTCGGCAGCTACCAGACCGCAGGTTCGGCGCCTTATGATCTGAGCTATCTCTATGATGGCGCGCGCCCTCCGGGACAGCAGATCACGAATCTGGTCTATCCGGGATCCAATACGCTCTATACCATCGCGCACAGCACGTTCGGCCATCGGGTTGTAGGTAATTACGACACGCGGCTAGCGACCGGCAACGCGTTCATCTACGACATCAATACGGGTACCTACACGACCAACAACATTCCCGGGGCGATCAGCACTACGGCCTATGGCATCTATGGCGACAAAATCGCCGGCGGTTACGGCAAGGTCATGGTCGACGGCGTGCTCCACGCCGAGCACGGCTATATCTACGATCTGACGACCGGCACCTATGCCACCTATGACCATCCCGGGGCGATCGCAACGCATTTCGAGGGTATCACGGGTGCCGGACGATCCGGCGAGTACAATCTTGTCGTGAACTGGGTGACCGCCGACGGCGTCGTGCATCCGGCGGTGATGCATGTCGACGCTCTTGGAATCGCGACCTGGCATGAAATCGACATTCCCGGCGCGGTCGTGTCGTCGAATTCCGCCTATGGTGACAATGTCATCGGCGTCTATGTCAACGGCAACGGTATCAATGGCTATCTCGCTACTATTCCCGGCATCTACAACCCGATCCGCAACACCGGCACGCTGACATCGAGCGGCGTGAACGAAGCCGCCCTGTCCGGGCGCAAGGGCGATGACATCGTCAATAGCGGCACTGTCCAGGTGAGCGGCAATGGCGGCATCGGCATGCGCGGCGAGACCTATGGCGTGCTGACCAATACCGGCACCATCACCGCCACCGGTGTCGCCGGCGCGGCCGTGGAATTGCACGGCGTCTACGGCACCTTCCTGAATTATGGCACCTTGCAGACGACCGTGGTCGCCGACGCCCTGCGCACCGGGCCCGACAGTTACGGCACGATGGTCGTGAACATGGGCGTCATCGATGGCCGGCTTGCCGCGACCGCGGGGCCGGCGAAGCTGTTCGAGAACAGCGGCTGGCTCGGCGTGAGCGGCACCGGGCCGTCGATCACCCACCTCATCAGTGGCACTTTCGTGCAGACCGCGGCCGGCACCTACGCGGCGCGCGTAACGGACAGCGGCAACGATGTGCTCGAGGTGACGGGCACAGCGCGGCTCGCCGGTACCCTGCAGGCGTCCTTCCAGACCACGAGCTTCGCGCCGAGCACCACACTGATCGCCGCGACGCAGGGCATCTCCGGTCAGTTCGCCAATTTCGTCACGAGCGGCTTGCCGGCTCTTTTCGACGCCACCCTCGACTATAGCCCAACCACGGTGACGATGAACGTCGCCGCTGATCTCGCCGGCATGCCGAACATGACGCCAAATCAGCGCGCGGTCGGCGGCGCGATCGACCGCATCATCAACACCACGACCAACAACATGCTGACCAGCCTGCCCGACGCGCTGGCTCCGCTCTATAATCTCACCTCGGAACAACTGCCCGGCGCGCTCGGCGCCCTCTCCGGTGAAGCCCTTGCCAGCGAGCAGACAGCGCTGATCGGCGACGCCTTCTACAGCCGTCAGGCTCTGCTGGGGCGTTTGCGCCAGGGTGGCTATGCCGACCAAGCCGGGCCGACCGGGGCGCTCGGCTATGGTGGTCCGGCGCTCGCCTACGCCAAGCCGGCGACGCCCGCCGTGCCATTCTCGTCGCAGGCGCCGCTTACGCCCGAGCCGTCCTTCAACGGCACGATCTGGGCGCAGGCCTTTGGCGGCTGGGGCAAGTATAATGGCGGCGCCAATACGGCGAGTGTTGACACGACGATCGGCGGAATTGTCTCCGGTGCGGATATCAGGCTCGACAATTGGTTGGTTGGCGGGGCAATCGGCTATTCTCGCTCCAGTGCCAACATCAACGCATTGGCGAGTTCATCCGATGTGAACAGCCTGCTTCTCGCGCTTTATGCCGGCACCAACTCCGGCCCCTGGAGTCTGCGCCTCGGCGGCACCTATGCCTTCAACCAGATCGACGCCAAGCGCACCATCGCCTATCCCGGCTATGTCGCGCAGGCGAAGGCTGACTACGATGGAGGCACCGCGCAGGCTTTCGCGGAAGTGGGCTATGGCTTCGCCCTTCAAAGCATCGCTCTCGAGCCCTTCGCCGGCCTCGCCTATGTTCATGTCAATACGGACAGACTCACCGAGACGGGCGCGTCCGCCGGTCTGATGGGTTCTGCCGGCTCCATGGGTGTCGGTTATTCTTCGCTGGGCCTGCGCATCGCGACGAAAACTGAACTTCCGGGTGGCATGGCGTTGGAGCCCCACGCTTCTGTCGCATGGCAACATGCCTTTGGTGACATGACGCCGGAGGCTCGGATGTCCTTCCTGAGCGCGCCGGGTTCGAATTTTACCGTTGCTGGCGTGCCGCTCGCACAGAACACAGCCCTGATCGAGATTGGGGCAGACCTGAAGATCAGCGAGCAGGCGCGGATAGGGCTGTCCTATGTCGGCCAATTCGCCGACAACGTTACCGTGAACGCCGTACAGGCAAAACTGGCGTGGCGCTTCTAG
- the echA8 gene encoding putative enoyl-CoA hydratase echA8 (Evidence 3 : Putative function from multiple computational evidences): MSEGAVRYHREGVVAHVTFDRPHAHNAMTWTMYEQLADACTAIAGDRELRCAVFRGAGGRAFVAGTDIAQFRHFTSAEDGLAYEAKMEEFLSAVETLPVPTLAVVEGWAIGGGLAIAGVCDLRIATPDARFGVPIARTLGNCLSIANYARLSAGFGASRLKKMLMLAEPLGAEEALTSGFLAEIVSTDALDTRITAICERLSANAPVTMRAAKEAIRRILHAMTPQGGDLIAETYGSRDFHEGVAAFVAKRPPRWEGR; this comes from the coding sequence ATGAGCGAAGGAGCCGTTAGATATCATCGCGAAGGCGTTGTCGCACATGTCACATTTGACAGGCCGCACGCGCACAACGCGATGACCTGGACGATGTACGAACAGCTGGCTGACGCCTGCACGGCCATCGCCGGCGATCGGGAGTTACGCTGCGCGGTATTTCGCGGTGCCGGTGGCCGAGCTTTCGTGGCGGGAACCGACATCGCCCAGTTTCGCCATTTCACAAGCGCCGAAGATGGCTTGGCCTATGAGGCCAAAATGGAGGAGTTCCTGTCCGCCGTCGAGACGCTTCCCGTACCGACGCTCGCAGTCGTCGAAGGCTGGGCCATTGGTGGCGGCCTGGCGATCGCCGGGGTTTGTGATCTCAGGATCGCCACCCCCGATGCGCGCTTCGGAGTTCCGATCGCCCGCACGCTCGGCAATTGCCTATCCATCGCGAATTACGCGCGCTTGTCGGCGGGCTTCGGCGCCTCACGGCTGAAAAAAATGCTGATGCTCGCTGAGCCGCTCGGCGCCGAGGAAGCGCTGACCAGCGGTTTTCTGGCGGAAATTGTCAGCACCGACGCGCTCGACACGCGTATCACAGCCATCTGCGAACGGCTGTCGGCCAACGCTCCCGTAACCATGCGAGCTGCAAAGGAGGCTATCCGGCGCATTCTGCACGCGATGACGCCGCAAGGCGGCGACCTCATCGCGGAGACTTATGGGAGCCGCGACTTCCACGAAGGCGTCGCAGCCTTCGTCGCCAAGAGGCCCCCACGATGGGAGGGACGCTGA